In one Streptomyces marincola genomic region, the following are encoded:
- a CDS encoding LacI family DNA-binding transcriptional regulator: MSPTNNTTRRRRPTIHDVAREAGVSRGTVSRVLNGGHHVSPAAAEAVNAAIRRTGYVVNRHARSLITGRSGSAAFLLTEPQERFFEDPNLGVLLRGCTQALAAHDIPLLLMIAGSGAEQRRITRYVSAGHVDGVLLVSSRTGDPMAETLVRAGLPVVVCGRPVGRATGLAHVAADDRGGARQMVRHLLATGRRRVATVTGPLDTPGGVERLAGYREVLDEAGLPADDDLVETGDYSHDGGAAATARLLARRPDLDALFVASDLMARGALAALERAGRRVPHDVAVGGFDDSTAAVASRPGLTTVRQPWDRISSEMVRVLLARMAGEDASAVILPTELVRRESA, translated from the coding sequence GTGAGCCCGACGAACAACACGACCCGGCGCAGGCGGCCGACGATCCACGACGTGGCGCGGGAGGCGGGCGTCTCCCGCGGCACCGTCTCCCGGGTGCTCAACGGCGGGCACCACGTCAGCCCGGCCGCGGCCGAGGCCGTGAACGCGGCGATCCGCAGGACCGGCTACGTCGTCAACCGGCACGCCCGCAGCCTCATCACCGGCCGTTCCGGCTCCGCGGCGTTCCTGCTGACCGAGCCGCAGGAGAGGTTCTTCGAGGACCCGAACCTGGGCGTGCTGCTGCGCGGCTGCACGCAGGCGCTGGCCGCGCACGACATCCCGCTGCTGCTGATGATCGCCGGCAGCGGCGCGGAGCAGCGGCGCATCACCCGCTACGTCTCGGCGGGCCACGTCGACGGCGTGCTGCTCGTCTCCTCGCGCACCGGGGACCCGATGGCCGAGACGCTCGTGCGGGCCGGCCTGCCTGTGGTCGTGTGCGGCCGGCCCGTGGGGCGCGCCACGGGCCTGGCGCACGTGGCGGCCGACGACCGGGGCGGCGCCCGGCAGATGGTCCGCCACCTGCTGGCCACGGGCCGGCGGCGCGTGGCGACGGTGACCGGGCCGCTCGACACCCCGGGCGGCGTGGAACGGCTGGCCGGCTACCGCGAGGTGCTCGACGAGGCCGGCCTGCCCGCGGACGACGACCTGGTGGAGACCGGCGACTACAGCCACGACGGCGGCGCGGCGGCCACGGCCCGGCTGCTCGCGCGCCGCCCGGACCTCGACGCGCTGTTCGTCGCCTCGGACCTGATGGCGCGGGGCGCGCTCGCCGCGCTGGAACGCGCCGGCCGCCGCGTGCCGCACGACGTGGCCGTCGGCGGCTTCGACGACTCGACGGCGGCGGTGGCCTCCCGGCCCGGCCTGACCACGGTCAGGCAGCCGTGGGACCGCATCAGCTCCGAGATGGTCCGCGTCCTGCTCGCCCGGATGGCGGGCGAGGACGCCTCGGCGGTGATCCTGCCCACCGAACTGGTCCGCAGGGAGTCCGCCTGA
- a CDS encoding aminoglycoside phosphotransferase family protein, with protein sequence MRRPDAPRRREAVAVPEDFARLTAAREGERGLAWLAGLPALAGRLLRRWDCEVAGPVAHGEVGIVVPVRRADGAPAALKVSFTHPGNVHEPDAFAVWEGRGAVLLLERDDAAFAMLLEHAGPGTLADLPDTEEAVAEAGRLLRRLAVPAPPGLPRLADLADRWEEELRANDEALGRPMSRRATGAALAAVAELAGDQPAVMVHGDLHFRNVLRGAREPWLAIDPKGLVGDPAYDTFSLVRASLLDVVGSGDLAGHARRRVAVFAEAAGLDAERALRWTQLLTVRSAHWHRAHDRDPGLARLTEQLAEQLL encoded by the coding sequence GTGAGGCGCCCCGACGCGCCGCGGCGGCGGGAAGCGGTCGCCGTTCCCGAGGACTTCGCCCGCCTGACCGCCGCGCGGGAGGGCGAACGCGGACTGGCCTGGCTCGCCGGGCTGCCCGCGCTGGCCGGCCGGCTGCTGCGGCGCTGGGACTGCGAGGTCGCGGGGCCGGTGGCGCACGGCGAGGTCGGCATCGTGGTGCCGGTGCGCCGCGCGGACGGTGCTCCCGCGGCGCTGAAGGTGTCCTTCACCCACCCGGGCAACGTGCACGAACCGGACGCGTTCGCCGTCTGGGAGGGCCGGGGCGCGGTCCTGCTCCTCGAACGGGACGACGCGGCGTTCGCGATGCTGCTCGAACACGCCGGGCCCGGCACGCTGGCCGATCTCCCCGACACGGAGGAGGCCGTCGCGGAGGCGGGCCGCCTGCTGCGCCGGCTCGCCGTGCCCGCCCCGCCTGGGCTGCCGCGGCTCGCGGACCTCGCGGACCGGTGGGAGGAGGAACTGCGCGCGAACGACGAGGCGCTGGGCCGCCCCATGTCGCGGCGCGCCACCGGGGCGGCGCTGGCCGCCGTGGCGGAACTCGCCGGTGACCAGCCCGCGGTGATGGTCCACGGCGACCTGCACTTCCGCAACGTGCTGCGCGGGGCGCGCGAGCCGTGGCTCGCCATCGACCCCAAGGGCCTGGTGGGCGACCCGGCGTACGACACGTTCTCGCTGGTCAGGGCGAGTCTGCTCGACGTGGTCGGCTCGGGTGACCTGGCGGGCCACGCGCGGCGGCGGGTCGCGGTGTTCGCGGAGGCCGCCGGCCTCGACGCCGAACGCGCTCTGCGGTGGACCCAGTTGCTGACCGTGCGGTCGGCCCACTGGCACCGGGCGCACGACCGGGACCCGGGGTTGGCGCGGCTGACCGAGCAGCTGGCGGAACAGCTCCTCTGA
- a CDS encoding PP2C family protein-serine/threonine phosphatase has product MTTTESSRFTSAAQLLGAVRLTARAYRLPVDLRARLAVSVAAVAAAEFAADRAVRLETEVRADSAGRAGALRLTCRPDEVGSRQLPAELPLPAQVLTDGSVLWDLPLPAGPPAPAGPDGADEDAAEHAAREEELRHALERAETLAAEHRRLKDELAETNSGVLALYVQLEERDERLRRAHGKTLRELEDALRPPPIVVDGLELAVHYAPAGTDAPTGGDLYDWFRLPDGSVHITVVDALGHGVRSTRSALNVTHAVRTLALEGHGIESIIARTDEILLPFDRDLMATVQLARLDPATGELLLANGSHPPALLIGADGNHRYLEVKGRGIGFPLPGSDAVLRTGFAPGDLLVLYTDGLTESRKDPLEGEARLIRAAARHAGRPIGEVPSAIAEDMHTVILHPDDTLALAVRALSWPAAAGPVPPAQLGPVPRSGA; this is encoded by the coding sequence ATGACGACGACCGAAAGCAGCCGCTTCACCAGCGCGGCGCAACTGCTCGGCGCGGTGCGCCTGACGGCCCGCGCCTACCGCCTGCCCGTCGACCTGCGGGCCCGCCTCGCGGTCTCGGTGGCCGCCGTGGCCGCGGCGGAGTTCGCCGCGGACCGGGCCGTCCGCCTGGAGACCGAGGTGCGCGCGGACAGCGCGGGCCGGGCCGGCGCGCTGCGGCTCACCTGCCGCCCCGACGAGGTGGGCAGCCGCCAGCTCCCCGCCGAACTGCCGCTGCCCGCGCAGGTGCTGACCGACGGTTCCGTGCTGTGGGACCTGCCGCTGCCCGCCGGGCCGCCCGCGCCCGCGGGCCCGGACGGCGCGGACGAGGACGCCGCCGAGCACGCCGCCCGCGAGGAGGAGCTGCGCCACGCACTCGAACGCGCCGAGACCCTGGCCGCCGAGCACCGCCGCCTCAAGGACGAACTGGCCGAGACCAACAGCGGCGTTCTCGCGCTCTACGTGCAACTGGAGGAACGGGACGAGCGGCTGCGCCGCGCGCACGGCAAGACGCTGCGCGAGCTTGAGGACGCGCTGCGCCCGCCGCCCATCGTCGTGGACGGGCTCGAACTCGCCGTCCACTACGCCCCGGCAGGCACCGACGCGCCCACAGGCGGCGACCTCTACGACTGGTTCCGCCTGCCCGACGGTTCGGTGCACATCACGGTCGTCGACGCGCTCGGCCACGGCGTGCGCAGCACCCGCAGCGCCCTCAACGTCACCCACGCCGTGCGCACCCTCGCCCTTGAGGGGCACGGCATCGAGTCGATCATCGCCCGCACCGACGAGATCCTGCTGCCGTTCGACCGCGACCTGATGGCCACGGTGCAGCTCGCGCGGCTCGACCCGGCGACCGGCGAGCTGCTGCTCGCCAACGGCAGCCACCCGCCTGCGCTGCTGATCGGCGCCGACGGCAACCACAGGTACCTGGAGGTCAAGGGCCGAGGCATCGGCTTCCCGCTGCCGGGCAGCGACGCGGTGCTGCGCACCGGGTTCGCGCCGGGCGACCTGCTCGTGCTGTACACCGACGGGCTGACCGAGAGCCGCAAGGACCCGCTGGAGGGCGAGGCCCGGCTGATCCGCGCCGCGGCCCGCCACGCCGGGCGGCCGATAGGCGAGGTGCCCTCGGCCATCGCGGAGGACATGCACACCGTGATCCTGCACCCGGACGACACGCTCGCCCTCGCCGTCAGGGCCCTGTCCTGGCCGGCCGCCGCCGGTCCTGTCCCGCCCGCGCAGCTCGGCCCGGTGCCGCGGAGCGGCGCGTGA
- a CDS encoding ATP-binding protein, protein MPPRATRPRITRQVRIDHRSAVHLAVRAAREAAEEAGLPGALPEKAAVLASELATNLHKHAVDGVLYLQPLPLDHGVEVVAADRGPGIGSVDAALTDGFTTSGTLGTGLGAIRRIATDLSIRTGPTGTLVAARLTMPGTAPVAAGAVGTVCLPAGPQEQGARHEDLACGDAAAVVETEAGRTAVLIDGLGHGPAAAEAAGSAMTAFLAAPGAPLSPLMTALHDALRRTRGAAVALLRNAGGTMEFCATGNVRLVLADGQRARGGPQGPPGIVGYNLPRPVVHRLPATAAGVWVLHTDGIDAAWSRDPAPFLLRLPPSLLAPALAHRHRHDRDDAAAIALAP, encoded by the coding sequence GTGCCCCCCCGTGCCACGCGACCGCGGATCACCCGGCAGGTCCGCATCGACCACCGCAGCGCCGTGCACCTGGCCGTCCGCGCCGCCCGGGAGGCGGCCGAGGAGGCCGGGCTGCCCGGCGCCCTCCCGGAGAAGGCCGCCGTGCTCGCCAGCGAGCTGGCCACCAACCTCCACAAGCACGCCGTCGACGGCGTGCTCTACCTCCAGCCGCTGCCGCTCGACCACGGCGTCGAAGTCGTGGCCGCGGACCGCGGTCCCGGCATCGGGAGCGTGGACGCCGCCCTCACCGACGGGTTCACCACCAGCGGCACCCTGGGCACGGGACTCGGCGCGATCCGCCGCATCGCCACGGACCTGTCCATCCGCACCGGCCCCACCGGCACCCTCGTCGCCGCCCGGCTCACGATGCCGGGCACCGCGCCCGTCGCCGCCGGTGCCGTGGGCACGGTGTGCCTGCCGGCCGGCCCGCAGGAGCAGGGCGCGCGCCACGAGGACCTGGCGTGCGGCGACGCCGCCGCGGTCGTGGAGACCGAGGCGGGCCGCACCGCCGTGCTCATCGACGGCCTCGGCCACGGACCGGCGGCGGCCGAGGCGGCCGGCAGCGCGATGACGGCCTTCCTCGCGGCCCCGGGCGCGCCGTTGTCCCCGCTGATGACCGCGCTCCACGATGCGCTGCGCCGCACCCGCGGCGCGGCCGTCGCGCTGCTGCGGAACGCGGGCGGCACCATGGAGTTCTGCGCGACCGGCAACGTCAGGCTGGTGCTCGCCGACGGGCAGCGGGCCCGCGGCGGCCCGCAGGGACCGCCCGGTATCGTCGGCTACAACCTGCCGCGGCCGGTGGTGCACCGGCTGCCCGCCACCGCGGCCGGCGTGTGGGTCCTGCACACCGACGGCATCGACGCCGCCTGGAGTCGGGACCCGGCCCCGTTCCTGCTCCGCCTGCCCCCGTCCCTGCTCGCCCCCGCCCTCGCCCACCGGCACCGCCACGACCGCGACGACGCGGCGGCCATCGCCCTCGCCCCGTAA
- a CDS encoding anti-sigma regulatory factor has translation MTPPDHRATPDLGTGPRAAAAVHRVEFPVRTEEDLLEARHAVRAATQEMGFGLVDQTRVVTAASELVRNAYIHGGGGTLVVERLRRPKGSGLRLTVSDSGPGIPDVEAALTDGFSTGAGLGHGLGGARRLMHEFAIECPPGGGTTVSVTRWTAG, from the coding sequence ATGACGCCTCCTGACCATCGGGCCACGCCGGACCTGGGCACCGGCCCCCGCGCCGCCGCGGCCGTGCACCGCGTGGAGTTCCCCGTGCGCACCGAGGAGGACCTGCTCGAAGCCAGGCACGCCGTCCGGGCCGCCACCCAGGAGATGGGGTTCGGACTGGTCGACCAGACCCGCGTGGTGACCGCGGCCAGCGAACTGGTCCGCAACGCCTACATCCACGGCGGCGGCGGCACGCTCGTCGTCGAACGGCTGCGCCGCCCCAAGGGCAGCGGCCTGCGGCTCACCGTCAGCGACAGCGGCCCCGGCATCCCCGACGTGGAGGCCGCGCTGACCGACGGCTTCAGCACCGGCGCCGGACTCGGGCACGGACTCGGCGGCGCGCGGCGGCTGATGCACGAGTTCGCCATAGAATGCCCGCCCGGCGGCGGGACCACTGTGTCCGTCACCCGCTGGACGGCCGGATAA